One genomic segment of Prochlorococcus marinus str. MIT 0919 includes these proteins:
- the dusA gene encoding tRNA dihydrouridine(20/20a) synthase DusA — protein sequence MVAKSREVIYQPYRFSIAPMLDCTDRHFRVIFRHISKRALLYTEMIVAKALLHQKGSSLLDFNEIEHPISLQIGGDDPKELAEAAKIAEIWGYDEINLNVGCPSSKVKAGKFGACLMAHPTQVAKCIEAMKSATNLPVTIKHRTGIDYLDSDESLLKFVDEIASAGADRFAIHARKAWLSGLNPKQNRTIPPLEYEKVGRIKEKRPELKIELNGGLKTPINCLNALQKFDGAMVGRAAYSNPMLWKEIDALIFGDKIIEKKQSEIIKALIPYAEAHLNQDGRMWDICKHILQLVQGIPGARAWRREVTANGQKANADLSVLKSAALQLEKKGF from the coding sequence ATGGTTGCCAAATCAAGAGAAGTAATTTATCAGCCCTATCGATTCAGCATTGCACCAATGCTGGATTGTACAGATAGGCATTTCAGAGTGATTTTTAGACACATTAGTAAGAGAGCTTTGCTTTATACAGAAATGATTGTGGCTAAAGCATTGCTTCACCAAAAAGGAAGCAGCCTTTTAGATTTTAATGAAATTGAGCACCCTATTTCTTTGCAAATTGGAGGGGATGACCCAAAAGAACTAGCTGAAGCGGCAAAAATTGCAGAAATTTGGGGCTATGACGAAATAAACTTAAATGTAGGGTGTCCTAGTTCAAAAGTTAAAGCTGGAAAATTTGGGGCTTGTTTAATGGCACACCCAACACAAGTAGCTAAATGTATAGAAGCAATGAAAAGTGCTACCAATCTTCCCGTTACTATTAAGCATAGAACTGGAATTGATTACCTAGATAGTGATGAATCATTACTTAAATTTGTAGATGAAATAGCTTCAGCAGGTGCAGATAGATTTGCTATTCATGCGAGAAAAGCCTGGTTAAGCGGGTTAAACCCAAAACAAAATCGAACTATTCCTCCTCTAGAATATGAAAAAGTGGGCAGAATAAAAGAAAAAAGACCTGAATTAAAAATCGAATTAAATGGTGGTTTAAAGACTCCAATTAACTGTTTAAACGCACTACAAAAATTTGATGGTGCAATGGTTGGTAGAGCTGCATATTCCAACCCAATGCTTTGGAAAGAAATAGATGCATTAATTTTCGGAGACAAAATAATTGAAAAGAAACAATCAGAAATTATTAAGGCTCTAATCCCATATGCAGAGGCACATCTCAATCAAGACGGACGAATGTGGGATATATGCAAGCATATATTGCAATTAGTTCAAGGCATTCCTGGCGCTCGCGCATGGCGAAGAGAAGTAACTGCAAATGGTCAAAAAGCAAATGCAGATCTAAGTGTTTTAAAAAGCGCAGCTTTACAACTAGAAAAAAAAGGGTTTTAA
- the msrB gene encoding peptide-methionine (R)-S-oxide reductase MsrB, translating to MNKIISISSRRSILLGFFLAIWALLFSPKTVFAASKANDQTWDLSNEEWKRRLSSEAYKVLREEATERPFTSPLNEEKRTGTFNCAGCDQPLFHSSKKFDSGTGWPSFWDPLPNAISTKTDFKLIVPRTEYHCQKCGGHQGHVFNDGPRPTGKRYCNNGVALVFRPDK from the coding sequence ATGAATAAGATTATTTCAATATCTAGTCGAAGATCGATTCTTTTAGGCTTTTTTTTGGCTATTTGGGCCCTTTTATTTTCTCCAAAAACTGTTTTTGCAGCTTCTAAGGCAAATGACCAAACTTGGGATCTAAGTAATGAAGAATGGAAACGACGCCTTTCGTCAGAAGCTTATAAAGTTTTAAGAGAAGAAGCGACTGAAAGACCTTTTACTAGTCCTCTTAATGAAGAGAAGCGGACCGGAACTTTTAATTGTGCTGGATGTGATCAACCTTTATTTCATTCATCAAAGAAATTTGATAGTGGTACTGGTTGGCCAAGTTTTTGGGATCCTTTGCCAAATGCAATTAGTACAAAAACAGATTTTAAATTGATTGTGCCTAGAACTGAGTATCACTGCCAGAAATGTGGCGGACATCAGGGGCATGTATTTAATGATGGGCCTAGACCAACTGGTAAAAGGTATTGCAATAATGGCGTCGCATTAGTTTTTAGACCTGATAAGTAA
- the grpE gene encoding nucleotide exchange factor GrpE yields the protein MTEEVSAASQEDQKDNSNCVDSDQMDQSGSDTDQLQDKTQDQAEEVQESSFLEDSKDSSPQRLDNEARLEQLEREHETLRSQYVRIAADFDNFRKRQSRDQDDLRLQLKCNTLSDILPVVDNFERARQQLNPEGEEAQALHKSYQGLYKQLVDVLKQLGVAPMRVVGQSFDPNLHEAVLREPSEEMAEDIVIEELQRGYHLNGRVLRHALVKVSTGPGPTKKDEQTNEKSMMAESANNEDPSNMSPD from the coding sequence ATGACTGAGGAAGTCTCTGCGGCATCACAAGAAGATCAAAAAGACAATTCGAATTGTGTTGATTCAGACCAGATGGACCAATCTGGATCTGATACGGACCAATTGCAAGATAAGACTCAGGATCAAGCAGAGGAGGTCCAAGAATCTTCGTTTTTAGAAGATTCAAAAGATTCCTCGCCTCAAAGACTAGATAATGAAGCGCGGCTAGAGCAATTGGAAAGAGAACATGAAACTTTACGGAGTCAATATGTGAGGATTGCAGCTGATTTTGATAATTTTCGAAAAAGACAAAGCCGTGACCAAGATGATCTTCGTTTACAACTCAAATGCAATACCTTAAGTGACATTCTTCCAGTAGTAGATAATTTTGAACGGGCACGACAACAATTAAACCCTGAAGGAGAAGAAGCACAAGCTCTTCATAAGAGTTATCAAGGCCTGTACAAACAATTGGTGGATGTTTTAAAGCAGCTTGGTGTTGCTCCAATGCGCGTAGTAGGGCAATCTTTTGACCCTAATCTTCATGAAGCAGTATTGAGAGAACCAAGTGAGGAAATGGCAGAAGATATTGTTATAGAAGAGTTACAACGTGGATACCACTTGAATGGACGTGTTTTAAGGCATGCCTTAGTTAAGGTTTCTACAGGCCCAGGCCCTACCAAGAAAGATGAACAAACTAATGAAAAATCTATGATGGCTGAGAGTGCTAATAATGAAGACCCATCAAACATGTCGCCCGATTGA
- the dnaJ gene encoding molecular chaperone DnaJ, translating into MADFYDLLGVGRDADADTLKKAYRRLARQYHPDINKEAGAEERFKEIGRAYEVLGDPQKRARYDQFGEAGLGGSAGMPDMGDMGGFADLFETFFSGFGGASSGGQRSQRRGPQQGDDLRYDLSIDFDQAVFGQEREIKIPHLETCEICTGSGSKPGTGPSNCSTCGGAGQVRRATRTPFGSFTQVAECPSCSGSGQIIANPCSSCSGKGVKQVRKKLRINIPPGVDTGTRLRVSGEGNAGILGGPSGDLYVFLKVKNHPRLRREGLNIHSEVNVSYLQAILGDTIEVDTVDGPKTLEIPIGTQPNAVLTLENQGIPKLGNPVARGDHCILLKISLPTRLSEDEKSLLEKLAAHHSAKGLQHHHHKSGLFSRLFGVNE; encoded by the coding sequence ATGGCTGATTTTTACGACCTATTGGGAGTTGGTAGAGATGCTGACGCTGATACATTAAAGAAGGCCTATAGGCGATTAGCTCGTCAATATCATCCTGATATTAATAAAGAAGCAGGAGCAGAAGAGCGTTTTAAAGAGATTGGTAGAGCGTATGAAGTCCTTGGTGATCCGCAAAAACGTGCTAGATATGATCAGTTTGGAGAGGCTGGCCTTGGTGGAAGTGCAGGCATGCCTGACATGGGAGATATGGGTGGTTTTGCAGATCTTTTTGAAACTTTTTTTAGTGGCTTTGGAGGTGCATCCTCAGGTGGTCAAAGGTCACAACGTAGGGGACCCCAGCAAGGGGATGATCTTCGTTATGACTTATCTATAGATTTTGACCAAGCAGTTTTTGGTCAAGAAAGAGAAATTAAAATTCCTCATTTAGAAACTTGTGAAATTTGTACAGGTTCTGGCTCTAAGCCAGGTACTGGTCCTAGTAATTGTTCAACTTGTGGCGGAGCAGGACAAGTACGTCGTGCTACTAGGACCCCTTTTGGCAGTTTTACTCAAGTTGCAGAATGTCCATCTTGTAGCGGCTCTGGACAAATAATTGCAAACCCTTGCTCAAGTTGTAGTGGTAAGGGTGTTAAGCAAGTGCGTAAAAAACTTCGTATTAATATCCCTCCAGGAGTTGATACTGGGACCAGGTTAAGAGTTTCTGGTGAAGGCAATGCGGGTATACTTGGGGGTCCTTCTGGAGATTTATATGTTTTTTTGAAAGTTAAAAACCATCCTCGATTGAGACGGGAAGGATTAAATATTCATTCTGAAGTAAATGTTAGTTATTTACAGGCAATTCTTGGAGATACTATAGAAGTTGATACTGTTGATGGACCAAAAACCTTGGAAATTCCAATAGGTACTCAGCCAAATGCTGTATTGACTTTGGAAAATCAAGGAATTCCAAAATTAGGCAATCCTGTAGCTAGAGGTGACCATTGTATCTTGCTAAAAATAAGTCTTCCTACCAGATTGTCTGAGGATGAAAAAAGCTTATTAGAAAAACTGGCTGCACATCACTCAGCAAAGGGTCTTCAACATCATCATCATAAAAGTGGTTTATTTAGTAGATTATTTGGTGTAAATGAGTAA
- a CDS encoding sulfurtransferase TusA family protein: MSKKYSLNFEYLDLRGVPCPVNYIRSSLAAEKITPNHFLKIDLDKGEPEKMVLSGLREAGFHVKIISDTSSWLTLKVSQGDCSD; this comes from the coding sequence ATGAGTAAAAAGTATTCCCTTAACTTTGAATACCTTGATCTAAGGGGAGTCCCTTGCCCTGTTAATTATATTCGCTCATCTTTAGCTGCTGAGAAAATCACGCCAAATCACTTCTTAAAAATAGATCTTGATAAAGGTGAACCTGAGAAAATGGTTCTATCTGGTCTTAGAGAAGCAGGCTTTCATGTCAAGATTATTTCTGATACTTCATCTTGGCTTACTTTAAAGGTCTCTCAAGGTGACTGTTCAGATTAA
- the rsgA gene encoding ribosome small subunit-dependent GTPase A has protein sequence MTVQIKFSRGIVVAIKANYLLVDLEVKNKDLENKQTFFKEVRLLCKMRSRLSYKENHVFVGDNVLLEEINLDYKTGIICDILPRKSLMDRPPVANISDIYVVISLVLPEFDFDQTSRFLLAAENTGQNVNIILTKSDLIDIFQTNKYIHRLNSWGYKAFPVSVKNGYGMDDLISELNNISIGVLCGPSGSGKSSLINYLLPKAGIPVRDLTKKLNRGRHTTRHVELFALGKKSLLADTPGFNRPEIIVNSKELALLFPELKSQLSNKHCKFRDCLHLDEPGCLVDKNWERYSNYRNLLESMISSPR, from the coding sequence GTGACTGTTCAGATTAAATTCAGCAGAGGCATTGTTGTTGCTATAAAGGCTAATTATCTACTAGTAGATTTAGAAGTAAAAAATAAAGATCTGGAAAATAAGCAAACTTTTTTTAAAGAAGTTAGATTACTTTGTAAAATGAGAAGTCGACTTAGTTATAAAGAAAATCATGTTTTTGTAGGCGATAATGTTCTATTAGAGGAAATAAATTTGGACTATAAAACAGGTATTATATGCGACATATTGCCAAGAAAAAGTCTCATGGATAGGCCTCCTGTGGCTAATATCTCTGACATTTATGTAGTCATATCTCTTGTATTGCCAGAATTCGATTTTGATCAAACTAGTAGATTTTTACTTGCTGCAGAAAATACGGGTCAAAATGTTAATATTATTTTAACAAAGTCTGACTTAATTGATATTTTTCAAACTAATAAGTATATACATAGGCTGAATAGTTGGGGGTATAAAGCTTTTCCAGTATCCGTAAAAAATGGATATGGAATGGATGATTTAATTAGTGAACTGAATAACATAAGCATTGGAGTTTTATGTGGACCTTCTGGATCTGGTAAGAGCAGCTTAATTAATTATTTACTACCAAAAGCAGGTATTCCTGTTAGAGATTTAACTAAAAAATTGAATAGGGGTAGACATACCACTAGACATGTAGAACTGTTTGCTTTAGGTAAAAAATCATTGCTTGCAGATACTCCAGGTTTTAATAGACCTGAAATTATTGTTAATTCAAAAGAATTAGCCTTATTATTTCCAGAATTAAAAAGTCAATTATCAAATAAGCATTGTAAATTTAGAGATTGCCTGCATTTAGATGAACCAGGTTGTTTAGTAGATAAGAATTGGGAGCGATATTCAAATTATAGAAATCTTCTAGAATCAATGATTAGTTCTCCTCGTTAA
- a CDS encoding YbaB/EbfC family nucleoid-associated protein, which yields MAAFGLPNFGQLTEAFKKAQQIQQDAQKLQEELEEMELKGQNLDGRVSVWLSGSQVPLKVEIDSTILNEGKESAEAAMLEALKDAHEISTSTMKEKMQDLTGGLNLNLPGLNEEN from the coding sequence ATGGCAGCATTCGGACTCCCAAATTTTGGGCAACTCACTGAAGCATTTAAAAAAGCTCAACAAATTCAACAAGATGCACAAAAGCTTCAAGAAGAGTTAGAAGAAATGGAACTAAAAGGTCAAAATCTTGATGGGAGAGTTTCTGTATGGCTATCGGGAAGTCAAGTACCCCTAAAAGTAGAAATAGACTCTACAATCCTCAATGAAGGAAAAGAGTCTGCAGAAGCTGCAATGCTAGAAGCCTTAAAAGACGCTCATGAAATATCCACTTCTACAATGAAAGAAAAAATGCAAGATTTAACAGGGGGTTTAAATCTAAATCTTCCTGGTCTTAACGAGGAGAACTAA